GGCCCCTCAGGATGCGTGGTGGTGTCATTCAGCCTTCTTTCCGCTGGTGCTGGATCTGTACCAGGCCACCAGTTTTGCCCGCTCGTCATCCGTCATGCCGGTTACATTCCCCGGAGGCATGGCATGGCTGCGGCCGGCCTGCAAGTAAATCTGGCTTGCGCGCGATGCGATTTCGGCGTCGGTCTCGAAGCGGACATTGAGCGGCGGGCGGTGAATGCCGTCATAGACGGGTTCTGCCATGTGGCACATCGAACAGCGCGTCGAGACCACCTGCTTGGCGGCGGCGAAATGCGGGTCCTGTGCAAATTTCTCGAAAGCGGGGGCGACCGCCATGTCGGGATTTTCCGACTTGAAGAATTGCGGCGAGGTGGAGAGCCACATGATCACGATGAAGATGATCGCCGTCAGCAGCCAGGTCCAGTTCGGCTCGCCCTTGCGGGCATGCACGGTGTTGAAATAGTGCCTTATGGTCACGCCCATCAGGAACACCAGCGAGGCGATGATCCAGCTGTATGTGGTCGCGAACGCCAGCGGATAGTGGTTCGAGAGCATGAAGAAGATGACCGGCAGCGTCAGGTAGTTGTTGTGGAGCGAGCGCTGCTTGGCCTCCTTGCCGAGCTTCGGATCGGGCGTCTTGCCGGCCTTCAGGTCGGCCACCACGATCTTCTGGTTGGGGATGATCACGAAGAACACATTGGCGGTCATGATCGTCGCCGTGAACGCGCCCATATGCAGGAAGGCGGCGCGGCCGGTGAAGAGGTGCGAGTAGCCCCAGGCCATGAAGACCAGCAACACGTAGAGCAGCAGCATCAGCCCGATCGTGTGCTTGCCGAGCGGGGACTTGCAGAGATAGTGGTAGAACAGCCAGCCGATCGACAGCGATGCCAACGAGATCAGGATCGCGACGGGGGCGGAGACGTCGAGCACGCTGCGATTGACCAGGAACAGGTCCGCGCCGCCGTAATAGACCAGCGCCAGCATCAGGAAGCCGGTCATCCAGGTGAAATAGGATTCCCACTTGAACCAGATCAGGTGCTCCGGCATATGCGCCGGCGCGACCATGTATTTCTGTATATTGTAGAACCCGCCGCCATGGACCTGCCATTCCTCGCCGGAAACGCCTTCCGGCAGCCCGGGACGGGAGACGAGGCCGAGATCGAGCGCGATGAAGTAGAAGGAAGAGCCGATCCAGGCGATGGCGGTGATGACATGCAGCCAGCGCACGGCGAATTGCGCCCATTCCCAGATGATGGCGAGTTCAAACATAAATTGTGCCCCCGATAGTCAGATGTCGGAATGATGCGAAATTTCGGCGCGGAAAAAAAGAGCCGTCATGCAAAGAAAAGAAATTAGTTAAGGCTTTTCAGGTCTTTGCCCGTTCCGCGGGCAGCGTGCCCGCTTTTGTGGCAGAAATGACGTGGATAAGTTCGCTTGCAACCAAGGCGGCAATCACGGACGGCCGCTTGTCGGCGACCCCGGCGCCGATCGGCATGGTGAGCCGGGAAAGCGCGTTCGGGCTCAGGCCCTCCTTCCGGGCGTAGCTCAGAAAGGTCGCGCGCTTGGTTTTCGAGCCGATCATGCCGCAATAGGCGAGATCATTCCGTTTCAGCGCCTCCGTGGCGATCAGGAAATCGAGCGCATGGTCATGGGTGAGGATGACGGCGGCGCTGCCGGCCGGCATGCGCGCGACCTCGGCCTCCGGCATTGGCGACAGGCGGAGTTCCACGGTTTCGGGAAGCGGACCGTCCATCTCAGGGCGGGTCTCGATCACGGTCGTGTTGAAGGGCAGGGGAGCAAGCGCCTGCGCCAAGGCCGCGCCGACATGGCCGCCGCCGAAAATATAGACCGAAGGGTTTGACGCCGCCTTCTCCGCAAGCGCGTTCAGAAGGCGGTCGACTGTGCCGGCATCCGCGACCTCAAAGCCGAGAACCGTCCGCCCGCCGCAGCATTGGCCGATCTCGGGGCCGAGGGGAATGTCGAGCCGCAGCGGCGCGTCATGCCCCTTCAGCAGTCGCCGGGCATGATCGATCGCGAGATATTCGAGCTGGCCGCCGCCGATCGTTCCGCATGTGGCGTCGTTGGACACGGCCATCATCGCGCCTGCCTCGCGCGGCGTCGAGCCCCTGATCTCGGCCACCGTGACAATGACGGAGGCCGGATGATCTTCGAAAAAACGCCGGAATGTCGCGTCCTCGCTCATGCCTCACGCCTTCTTCATCCGCTCCACCGCCATCAGCACGCGTTCGGGCGTTGCCGGCGCGTCGAGCTTCGGGCAGACGCGGTAGTCGGCGACGCTGGCAACGGCCATGGAGATCGCCTCCAGCGCCGAAATCGCCAGCATGAAGGGCGGTTCGCCGACGGCCTTCGAACGGCCGATGGTCGGTTCGCGGTTTTCGGAAAAATCGGCGAGCTTGACGTTGAAGATCTTCGGCCGGTCGGAGGCAAGCGGGATCTTGTAGGTCGACGGCGCATGGGTTCTGAGCCGCCCCTTGTCGTCCCACCACAACTCCTCCGTCGTCAGCCAGCCGAGACCCTGCACGAAACCGCCCTCGATCTGGCCGATATCGACGGCCGGGTTCAAGGAGCGCCCGACATCGTGGAGAATATCGGTTCGGTCGAACAGATATTCGCCGGTGAGCGTATCGATCGAGACCTCGGTGCAGGCCGCGCCATAGGCGAAATAGTAGAAGGGGCGGCCCTTGCCCGCCGCGCGGTCCCAGTGGATCTTCGGCGTCTTGTAGAAGCCTGCAGCCGAAAGCTGGATACGGGCGAAATAGGCGGCCTTGATCAGATCGGGGAAAGGAATTTCTTCCTGACCGACGCGAACGCGATTTGGCAGGAATTCCACCTCTTCAGGCGCGACCTTCCAGTTCTCCGCCGCAAAGGCAACCAGCCGGTCGCGAATCTGCATCGCGCCATTCCAGGCTGCCATGCCGTTGAGGTCGGAGCCGGAGGAGGCGGCCGTCGCCGAGGTGTTCGGCACCTTGCCGGTCGTCGTCGCGGTGATCTTCACCCGTTCGAGATCGATCTGGAAGACGTCGGCGACCACCTGCGCGACCTTGATGTAAAGCCCCTGGCCCATCTCCGTGCCGCCGTGATTGAGCTGCACCGAGCCGTCCTGATAGACATGGACGAGCGCGCCCGCCTGATTGAAGGCGGTCATGGTGAAGGAAATGCCGAATTTCACCGGGGTCAGCGCGATGCCCCTCCTGATCACCGGACTGGTCCTGTTGAAGTCGATGATCGCCTGGCGGCGGGCGCGGTAGTCGGAGGTCTGTTCCAGTTCCTCGACCACGCGCAGGATGATGTTGTCCTCCACCGTCTGGTGGTAGGGCGTCACGTCGCGCCCGGAGCCGTTGGGGCCGTAGAAATTCGCCTTGCGGATATCGAGCGGGTCCTTGCCGAGCGCATAGGCGATTTCCTCGATGAAGCGCTCGCCGGCAAGCATCCCCTGCGGCCCGCCGAAACCGCGATAGGCGGTGTTCGAGCAAGTATGCGTCTTCAACGGCCGCGAGACCATGTGCACGTTCGGATAATAATAGGAACTGTCGGCGTGAAACAGCGTGCGGTCGGTCACCGGCCCGGACAGGTCGGAAGAAAAGCCGCAGCGCGCGGCAAAGGTCGCATCCACGCCTTCGATCACGCCGTCATCGTCAAAGCCGATATCGTAGAAGGCGACGAAATCGTGGCGCTTGCCGGTGATTGCCATGTCCTCGTCGCGGTCGGGGCGGACCTTGATCGCACGGTTGAGTTTCTTGGCCGCAAGGGCCGCGATTGCGGCAAAGCTGTTGCCCTGCGTCTCCTTGCCGCCGAAGCCGCCGCCCATGCGCCGCTGATAGACGGTGACGGCGTTCGACGGAATGTCGAGCACATGGCCGACGATGTGCTGGATCTCGCTTGGATGCTGGGTGGACGACCAGACGGCCACCTCGTCATCCTCACCGGGTATGGCGAGCGCGATCTGGCTTTCGAGGTAGAAATGTTCCTGTCCGCCGATCTCCATCTCGCCGGTGATCCTGCGCGGCGCCCTGTCGAGCGCGGCCTTCGCATCGCCGCGCTGAAGCGTCATCGGCGTGATGACATTGGGCGCGTCATTGGCAATCGCGTCGCGCACATTGGTCCAGAAGGGCAGGTCTTCATAGGTGATCTTCGCAAGCCGCGCTGCGGCGCGGGCCTGATGCCTTGTCTCGGCGATCACCGCGAACATGATCTGGCCGTGATACTCGACCTCTTCATTGGCAAAGAGCGGTTCGTCGTGATTGCCGCCCGAGGAAATATCATTGGTGCCGGGCACATCCTTCGCCGAGAGCACGGCAACGACGCCGGGGGCTTCTTCCACGGACGACAGGTCCATCGCGGCAACGCGCGCATGCGGGCGTTCGGAGAGGCCAAGGCCGACATGCAGAAGGCCTGCGGGTTCGGGAATATCATCGATATATTCGGCTGTGCCGGCCACATGCTTGTGGGCGGAATCGTGAACGCGGGGCTTGTGCATGCCGCCGGAAATCTCGGTCTTCAGCGTCAGCGCTTCATTGGTCTGCTTGTCCATCTCAGGCCTCCTCGCGTTCGAAGCGTGAGAGTTCCTGCGGGCTGCCCCCGGTTTCGAGCAGCAGGCGGGAGAGCAGGTTCTTGGCCGCCAGCATGCGATATTCCGCCGTGGCGCGCATATCGGTCATCGGCTGGTAATCGCTCTCAAAGGCCGGCCGCACCGCTTCCACGGTCTCGGACGTCCAGGGCTTGCCGGAAAGGGCGGCCTCCACATGGGCAGCGCGTTTCGGAATGCCGGCCATGCCGCCATAGGCGATGCGGATTTTGTCGACCGTGCCATCGCGCGCAAGTTCCAGATAGAACGCGCCGCACAGGGCGGAAATATCCTCTTCGCGGCGTTTGGAAACCTTGTAGACGGCGTAGTGCGCGCCCTTGGCCGGCTTCGGAACGGTGAGCGACAGCACGAATTCGCCCGGCCGTTTGTCCTGCTTGCCGTAGTCGCGGAAAAAATCCTCAAGCGCGATGGAGCGCGTGCCGTCCTTCGATTGCAGCGTCAGCGTCGCCCCGAGGGCGATCAGGGCGGGCGGCGTATCGCCGATCGGCGAGCCGTTGGCGACATTGCCGCCGATCGTGCCCATATTGCGCACCTGCTCGCCGCCGATCCGGTCGATCAGCCGGGAGAGCGCCGGGATCTTGCCTGCCAGCGCCGGGAACGCTTCCGTATAGGTGACGCCTGCGCCGATGATGAAGCTCTTCTCCGTCTCGGTGATCGTCTGCAGTTCTTCCAGATGGTTGATGAACACCATTGGATTCAGATCGCGCATCTGTTTGGTGACCCAGAGACCCACATCGGTGGAACCGGCAACGATGGTCGCATCGCGGTATTCGGCGAGCACCTCGGCAAGGGCCTCGGCGGAGCCGGGAATGATCCCGCGCTTGCTCTCGTTTCCAACGGTTATGGTCTCGCCGGTCTTCATCGCCGCGAGCTTCGCCAGGATGGTCTCGCGCTCGCGCGCCAGCGCATCGAAGGCCGCATCCGGTCGAATGGCGGAGGCCTTCTCCGCCGCCTTGACGATCGGCTCGTAGCCGGTGCAGCGACAGAGATTGCCCTGCAACGCCTTTTCGATGGCCTGACGCGAAGGTTTCTCGTTTTCCATCCACAGCGCGTAAAGCGACATGACGAAGCCCGGCGTGCAGAAGCCGCATTGCGAGCCGTTCATGTCGACCATGGCCTGCTGGACCGGATGCAGCTTGCCGTCCTTCGCCGCCAGATGCTCGACGGTGACGACATGGGTGGCGTTCAGCGAGGCGGTGAAGCGGATGCAGGCATTGACCGTCTCGTAGACGAGCCTGCCGCGCGTCAGCCTGCCGACGAGCACGGTGCAGGCGCCGCAATCGCCCTCCGCGCAGCCTTCCTTGGAGCCCGTCAGGCGGCGCTCGATGCGCAGATAGTCAAGCAGGGTTTCCGACGGCGAAAACCTGTCGCGCGTCACGTCCCTGTCGTTGAGGATGAACCGTATCGTCATCAAAATTCCTTCAGAAAGATCCGGAGGCCGGCGTTATTGCGCGGTCCAGCCGCCGTCAATCGAAATATGCGTGCCGGTGACCTGGCAGGCGGCGTCGCTCGCTAGATAAAGCGCCGCGGCGGCGATCTGCTCGACGGTCACGAACTGCTTGGTCGGCTGGGCGGCCAGAAGAACGTCGGTTTTCACCTGTTCCTCCGTCATCCCGCGCGCCTTCGCCGTATCCGGGATCTGCTTTTCCACGAGCGGCGTCAGCACATAACCGGGGCAGATGGCGTTGACGGTGATGCTGTGACGGGCCAGTTCCAGCGCGACCGTCTTCGTCAGCCCCATCATGCCGTGTTTCGCCGCCACATAGGCGGACTTGAAAGGCGAGGCGACCAGCCCGTGGGCGGAGACCAGATTGATGATCCGGCCGTGGCCCGCCTTCTTCATCAGCGGAACCGCATGATGGATGGTGTGAAAGGAACTTGTCAGATTGATGGCGATGATCTGGTCCCATTTTTCCGGCGGAAAATCCTCGATCGGGCTGACATGCTGCACGCCGGCGTTGTTGACCAGCACGTCGAGCCCGCCGAAGGTCTTGTCGGCAGTCGCGATCAGATCCGCGATCTCGTCTGGCTTGGTCATGTCGGCGGGGTGGTAGATCACCGATCCCTCGCCGAGACTGCCGATGCGATCGACGGCCTGATTGATCGCCTCTTCCGATCCGAAACCGTTGATGACGAGATTGTCTCCGGCCTTCGCGAAGCCTTCGGCGATGCCGAGGCCTATGCCGCTGGTCGAGCCGGTCACCACTACTGTACGCGCCATGATATGTCTGCCATTCCCGATTCTTGTTGTTGTTCGCTATTCGCCTGAAAGGTTATGCGCAAACCAGAGGCCATGCAATTGCTTGCATGCCGGGCGGGGCCAAGAAATGGGCGTCCGGCGCCGGAGCGCGGAGCAGGGTGTGAACACAGCGTTTCAGGCGCGGCGACGCTCGATCCCGTGACTTGCGGCAGGCAATGCTCCATATCAGGGCCAACGCAATTCAGGTTCTGACTTGAAAGGACAAACCGATGGAACTGGGTGTCTTCACATTTGCCGATGTCGATCCGTCTGACGGCATTGATCGCGGGCGCGAGGCCGAACGCCGAATGAAGGACCTGATGGAGGAGATCAGGCTGGCCGACGATGTCGGGCTCGATGTCTTCGGCGTCGGCGAGCATCACCGCGTCGACTATCTTGTTTCCTCGCCGGCAACGGTTCTGGCGGGTGCAGCCACGGTCACCAAGAATATCCGGCTGACGAGCGCGGTCTCGATCCTGTCGTCGGATGATCCTGTGCGCGTGTTCCAGCTGTTTTCCTCCGTCGACTTGCTGTCTTCGGGCCGGGCGGAAATCATGGCAGGGCGTGGATCCTTCATCGAAAGCTTTCCGCTTTTCGGCTATCCGCTGGAAGCCTATGACGAGCTGTTTTCGGAAAAACTCGATCTCCTGTTGAATATCCGCGAAAACGAGAAGGTCACCTGGTCGGGCAATACGCGCGCGCCGCTCGCCGATCAGTCTGTCTATCCGCGTCCGGTGCAGAATCCGCTGCCGGTCTGGATCGCCGCCGGCGGCACGCCGCAGTCGATGGCGCGTGCCGGCTTTCTCGGCCTGCCGCTGATCATCGCCATCCTCGGCGGTCAGCCGCGCCGGTTTGCGCCGCTCTTCGATATCCACCGCCAGGCGGGGCTTCAGGCCGGCCACGATCCGGCGAAGCTGAAGCGCGGCATTTCCGTCCACGGTTTTCTCGCCGATACGGCCGAGGAAGCCGCCGACATCTTCTTCGAACCGCAAAAGGCGGTGATGGACAGGCTCGGACGCGAGCGCGGCTGGGGGCCGCAAAGCCGGGCGCAGTTCGATGCCTCGATGGGACCGGAAGGCGCGCTCTTCGTCGGCGGGCCGGAGGACCTTGCGCGCAAGATTGTCGCCCACCAGCGCATTTTCGGTCTCGACCGGTTCATGATTCAGTTCGCCGTCGGGCTTGTGCCGCAAGCGCAAGTGTTGCATGCCATCGAGCTGTTCGGCAAAAGGGTCGCGCCGATGGTGCGCGAAATGCTCGCCGATGGCGAACCGGTTTAGAATTGGAATGGTGAAAAGAGGGCCTGGATGATCGTCACGACAGAAGAAGAGCTTCAGGCCCTGAAGGAGATCGGTCGCATCTGCGCGGGCGCGGTCGACATCATGTCGAAGGCGCTGGAGCCCGGCATTACGACGCTTGAACTGGACAATATCGGCCGTAGGTTCCTGGAGGACAACGGCGCGCAGTCGGCGCCGGAAGTGACCTATCGATTTCCCGGAGCCACCTGCATTTCCGTCAACGAGGAAGTTGCCCACGGCATTCCGGGCGACCGGGTGATTGCCGCCGGCGACCTCGTCAATATCGATGTTTCGGCCGAGAAGAACGGCTTTTTCTCCGACACCGGCGCATCATTCGCCGTGCCGCCGGTGACAGCGAAGATCAAGCGCCTCTGCCGCGACGGCAAGCGGGCGATGTGGACGGGCATCAACCAGGTGAAACCCGGCGGCGATTTCGCCGATATCGGCAATGCCATCGGCGATTTTGCCCGCAAGAACCGCTATTCGCTGATCCGCAACCTCGCGAGCCACGGCATCGGCCGCTCGCTGCACGAGGAGCCCGCCGAGCTTTCCACCTGGCCGGACCCGAGCGAACGGCGGCGCATTGCCGAGGGGCATGTGTTCACGGTCGAGCCTTTCCTCTCTCTCGGCGGCGAATTCGCCGAGGAGGAAGAGGACCGCGACTGGGTGCTTTATTCGATTCCCAAGGCGCTGACGGTCCAGTTCGAGCACACGCTGGTGGCAACCCGAAACGGCCCGGTGATCCTGACGCTTCCCGGGGGCGAGTAGCCTGCTCTCCGCTTGCGGCGCGAAGGCGTCTGCAAGACCTGAACAATGTTTAATTTCTCTTTCGGCCGTTTTTTGCCATAGATGGGCAGCGAACTCCTTCGTTCTCGTTCTCGTGCTCTTGCGGAAGGTCTGCCTCTTGTTTCAGTCGTTTTTTCCGAAGCCGAAACTGTTTTTCGCCTCCGCCCTGATATGGGCGCTGGTCGCGATCGCCGGCTGGTACGGCGTGGTGCGCGAGCTTGGCGTCGCCGTAGGCTTCGCGCCCTATCCGGAAGGCGAGCAGCCGATCGGGCTTGCCCATTTCGTAACGCCCGACTTCCTGTGGTTCTACCTCTATTATGCCGTGTTCTCGGTGATCTTCGGCGTTTTCTGGTGGATCGTCGGCGATAATCGCAAATGGCAGCCCTGGTCGGTGTGGGGGTCGCAGCTGATCATCTTCGTCACCTATTTTTCGGTGCAGATCTCGGTTGCCATCAACAACTGGCGCCGTCCTTTCGGGGATACGTTGCAGGCGGCACTTCAGGGCGAAGGCGGCATAACGGTCGGCGACTTTTATACGCTGATGCTGATCTTCCTGCAGATCGCCTTTCTGAGCGTCACCCTTTTCATCGTTTCGCGCTTCTTCATCAGCCACTATATCTTCCGCTGGCGCACGGCGATGAATGACTACTACACCGGCATGTGGGAACGCGTCCGTCATATCGAAGGCGCATCCCAGCGCGTTCAGGAAGACACGATGCGCTTCGCCTCGATCATGGAGGGGCTCGGCGTTTCGATGATCGATTCGGTGATGACCCTGATCGCCTTTCTGCCGGTGCTGTTCTCGCTGTCGCAATATGTCACCGAACTGCCGATCGTCGGCGCGATTCCCGCTCCGCTTTTCACCGCGGCGATCTTCTGGTCGCTGTTCGGCACGATCTTGCTGGTTGTTGTGGGCATCAAGCTTCCGGGGCTGGAGTTCCGCAATCAGCGCGTCGAGGCCGCCTACCGTAAGGAACTCGTCTATGGCGAGGACCATGAGGACCGGGCCGATCCGGTGACGCTGCAGGAGCTCTTCACCAATGTGCGCCGCAACTATTTCCGGCTCTATCTGCACTACACCTATTTCAATCTCGCCCGCAGTCTCTACCTCCAGGCCGACAATATCTTCGGCTATTTCATTCTGGTCCCGGCAATTGTCGCCGGCGCGGTGACCTACGGTCTCGTACAGCAGATCGTGACGGCTTTCGGCCAGGTTGCCTCCTCGTTCCAGTATCTCGTGATGTCCTGGTCGACGATTATCGAGCTGATCTCGATCTACAAGCGCCTGAAGGCCTTCGAGGCTGCGATCTTCGGTCAGCAACTGCCGGAGATCGACCGCGAGGACTATCAGGAGCCGGGCGGCGCGGTGGCCGATACGCATCCCGACTGAGAAAATTGAAACCGCCGCCGTCTGAAGCGACTTCAAACGGCGGTGTTTCGCGCCTATTGTGCTGGCGGTATTTCGCGCCTTCAGGGGGATAGCGCCATGGTCATGCTCATCGTTGCGGTGCTGGTTTTCACGGGCATTCATCTCATCAACACTTTCGCGCCGGGGTTTCGCCGCTCGATGATCGATCGTCTGGGCGAGAACGGTTGGAAGGGGGGCTTTTCGCTCGCGGCGCTGGTAGCGCTCGTCTTCATGATCTGGGCCTTCGGCCGGGCCCGTCAGGAAGGCATCGTGCTCTACACGCCGCCCTTCTGGATGGCGCACGTCACCCTTCTTCTGATGCTTCTTGCGATGATCTGTCTTGCCGCAAGCTTCTTTCCGCCGGGTCGGATCACGACGATGGCCAAGCATCCGATGGTGCTGTCCGTGAAGATCTGGGCTTTCGGCCATCTTCTGGCCAATGGCGAGGCGGCATCCGTCATCCTCTTTGCCGGCCTTCTCGTCTGGGCGGTGATCCTCAGGATTTCGCTGGCACGGCGCGAGCGCTCCGGCAATTGCAGTCGCAAACCCTTCGTCTCCGCGCGCTACGACGCCTATGCTTTCGTCCTCGGGGTCGTGCTCTGGGGACTGTTCATCTGGAAGCTTCACATCTGGCTGATCGGCGTTCCGGTGCCGCTCGCCATGTGAAAACAGGCCGCCCGGTGCAATATCACCGTTGCCCCGCGGCTTTTTCCCTTACAACGGGATGAAAAAACGGCTAGAAGGCCCGGCACTGGAGAATGAAATTCGTGCCGGAGTGACGGAATGGCAAATCAGGACGACAGTTTTATTCGCGAGGTCAACGAGGAGCTGCGTTCCGACAGGATGAAGGATGCGTGGCGGCGCTTCGGGCGTTATCTGATTGCCCTTGCCGTCCTGCTCGTCGTCGGAACCGCGGGCTGGCGCGGCTATGAATACTGGCAGGCGCGTGAAGCGGCCCAGTCCGGTGATGTTTTCCTGACCGCGCTGAACCAGATCGAGGCCGGCAATCTTGCCGCCGCCGAAGAGACGCTGTCGAAGCTCGAGTCCGAAGGCCATGGGGCCTATCCGGTTCTTGCCGAACTGCGCGCAGCGACGCTTCTTTCCGAAGCGGGCGATACGGCCGCAGCCGTCTCCGCCTTCTCTTCGATCGGCAAGGATCGCAGCGTGCCGGAAGCGATCCGCGACGCTGCCAAGCTGCGCGCCGGCTGGCTGCTGGTCGATACCGGAACCTATGAACAGGTGTCGGCGGAAGTGGAGGAACTTGCCAATGACGGCAACCCGTTCCGTTTTTCCGCGCGCGAGATCCTCGGTCTTTCCGCCTATGCCCATCAGGATTATGCCCGCGCCCAGGAATGGTTCGAGGACGTCGCCAATGATCCGGAAGCGCCGCGCAACGTGCTGAACCGCGCGCAGATTCTGCTCGAGGTGATGACCGCCAACGGCGAAATCCAGGATGCCGGCTAAGCCGGCCCGAGAGGAATAGATGAGTTTCAAGGTCGCAATCGTCGGAAGGCCGAATGTCGGCAAGTCCACGCTGTTCAACCGTCTGGTCGGGCAGAAGCTGGCGCTCGTCGACGACACGCCGGGGGTGACCCGCGACCGCCGGCCGGGCGATGCGCGGCTGTTTGATCTCCGCTTCACCATCATCGATACGGCCGGCCTTGAAGAGGCTGCCGCCGACACGCTGCCGGGGCGCATGCGCGCGCAGACGGAAGCGGCGATCGACGAAGCCGACCTTTCGCTCTTTCTCATCGACGCCAAGGCCGGGTTGACGCCCGCCGACGCAACGCTTGCCGAACTGCTGCGCCGCCGCGGCAAGCCCGTCGTGCTGGTTGCCAACAAGGCAGAGGCGCGCGGCTCGGATGCCGGCTTTTATGATGCCTTCACGCTGGGCCTGGGCGAGCCCTGTCCGATTTCCGCCGAACATGGCCAGGGCATGAACGATCTGCGCGAGGCGATCATCGAGGCGATCGGCGAGGAGCGCGCCTTTCCAAAGGAAGAGCCTGCCGAGGAGGCGCTCACCGATGTGATGCTGACGAAGGAAGAGGCCGACAACCCGGAAGAGGCCGCCCCCTATGACGACAGCAAGCCCTTGCGGGTCGCGATCGTGGGCCGTCCGAACGCCGGAAAATCGACGCTGATCAACCGCTATCTCGGCGAAGAGCGTCTTCTGACCGGGCCGGAGGCCGGCATCACCCGCGATTCCATTTCGGTGGAGTGGGAGTGGCGCGGCCGGCCGATCAAGCTGTTCGACACCGCCGGCATGCGCCGCAAGGCGCGGGTGGTCGAAAAACTTGAAAAACTTTCCGTCTCCGACGCGCTGCGCGCCATCCGTTTTGCCGAATGCGTGGTGATCGTCTTCGATGCCACGATCCCGTTTGAAAAGCAGGACCTGCAGATTGTCGATCTCGTGCTGCGCGAGGGCAGGGCGGCCGTGATCGCGTTCAACAAATGGGACATGATCGAGGACCGCCAGCAGGTGCTGGCGGATTTGCGCGAGAAGACAGAGCGGCTTTTGCCGCAGGCGCGCGGCATTCGCGCCGTGCCGATTTCCGGCGAGCGGGGCACCGGCCTCGACAAGCTGATGCAGGCGGTCGCCGATACCGACAAGGTGTGGAACCGTCGCATCTCGACGGCCAGACTCAATCGCTGGCTCGACGGCCAGACGGTCAGCCACCCGCCGCCCGCCGTTTCCGGCCGGCGCCTTCGGATGAAATACATGACGCAGGTGAAAACCCGTCCGCCCGGCTTCATGATCTCCTGCACCAGGCCGGATGCCGTGCCGGAAAGCTATATCCGCTATCTGACCAATGGTCTGCGCGCCGATTTCGATATGCCGGGCGTGCCGATCCGCATTCATTTCCGCGCCGGCGACAATCCTTTCGAGCACAAGCGCAAGAAGAAGCGCTGATCAGGGCCCGTGGGCGACAAGCATGTTGTCGTAGAACTGCCGCGCAGCCGCCTCCCACGTATAGGTCAGAGCCAGGTCGCGCGCCGCTTCC
This window of the Martelella lutilitoris genome carries:
- a CDS encoding 3-hydroxybutyrate dehydrogenase; this encodes MARTVVVTGSTSGIGLGIAEGFAKAGDNLVINGFGSEEAINQAVDRIGSLGEGSVIYHPADMTKPDEIADLIATADKTFGGLDVLVNNAGVQHVSPIEDFPPEKWDQIIAINLTSSFHTIHHAVPLMKKAGHGRIINLVSAHGLVASPFKSAYVAAKHGMMGLTKTVALELARHSITVNAICPGYVLTPLVEKQIPDTAKARGMTEEQVKTDVLLAAQPTKQFVTVEQIAAAALYLASDAACQVTGTHISIDGGWTAQ
- the xdhC gene encoding xanthine dehydrogenase accessory protein XdhC; translation: MSEDATFRRFFEDHPASVIVTVAEIRGSTPREAGAMMAVSNDATCGTIGGGQLEYLAIDHARRLLKGHDAPLRLDIPLGPEIGQCCGGRTVLGFEVADAGTVDRLLNALAEKAASNPSVYIFGGGHVGAALAQALAPLPFNTTVIETRPEMDGPLPETVELRLSPMPEAEVARMPAGSAAVILTHDHALDFLIATEALKRNDLAYCGMIGSKTKRATFLSYARKEGLSPNALSRLTMPIGAGVADKRPSVIAALVASELIHVISATKAGTLPAERAKT
- the xdhA gene encoding xanthine dehydrogenase small subunit, whose translation is MTIRFILNDRDVTRDRFSPSETLLDYLRIERRLTGSKEGCAEGDCGACTVLVGRLTRGRLVYETVNACIRFTASLNATHVVTVEHLAAKDGKLHPVQQAMVDMNGSQCGFCTPGFVMSLYALWMENEKPSRQAIEKALQGNLCRCTGYEPIVKAAEKASAIRPDAAFDALARERETILAKLAAMKTGETITVGNESKRGIIPGSAEALAEVLAEYRDATIVAGSTDVGLWVTKQMRDLNPMVFINHLEELQTITETEKSFIIGAGVTYTEAFPALAGKIPALSRLIDRIGGEQVRNMGTIGGNVANGSPIGDTPPALIALGATLTLQSKDGTRSIALEDFFRDYGKQDKRPGEFVLSLTVPKPAKGAHYAVYKVSKRREEDISALCGAFYLELARDGTVDKIRIAYGGMAGIPKRAAHVEAALSGKPWTSETVEAVRPAFESDYQPMTDMRATAEYRMLAAKNLLSRLLLETGGSPQELSRFEREEA
- a CDS encoding urate hydroxylase PuuD, which encodes MFELAIIWEWAQFAVRWLHVITAIAWIGSSFYFIALDLGLVSRPGLPEGVSGEEWQVHGGGFYNIQKYMVAPAHMPEHLIWFKWESYFTWMTGFLMLALVYYGGADLFLVNRSVLDVSAPVAILISLASLSIGWLFYHYLCKSPLGKHTIGLMLLLYVLLVFMAWGYSHLFTGRAAFLHMGAFTATIMTANVFFVIIPNQKIVVADLKAGKTPDPKLGKEAKQRSLHNNYLTLPVIFFMLSNHYPLAFATTYSWIIASLVFLMGVTIRHYFNTVHARKGEPNWTWLLTAIIFIVIMWLSTSPQFFKSENPDMAVAPAFEKFAQDPHFAAAKQVVSTRCSMCHMAEPVYDGIHRPPLNVRFETDAEIASRASQIYLQAGRSHAMPPGNVTGMTDDERAKLVAWYRSSTSGKKAE
- the xdhB gene encoding xanthine dehydrogenase molybdopterin binding subunit: MDKQTNEALTLKTEISGGMHKPRVHDSAHKHVAGTAEYIDDIPEPAGLLHVGLGLSERPHARVAAMDLSSVEEAPGVVAVLSAKDVPGTNDISSGGNHDEPLFANEEVEYHGQIMFAVIAETRHQARAAARLAKITYEDLPFWTNVRDAIANDAPNVITPMTLQRGDAKAALDRAPRRITGEMEIGGQEHFYLESQIALAIPGEDDEVAVWSSTQHPSEIQHIVGHVLDIPSNAVTVYQRRMGGGFGGKETQGNSFAAIAALAAKKLNRAIKVRPDRDEDMAITGKRHDFVAFYDIGFDDDGVIEGVDATFAARCGFSSDLSGPVTDRTLFHADSSYYYPNVHMVSRPLKTHTCSNTAYRGFGGPQGMLAGERFIEEIAYALGKDPLDIRKANFYGPNGSGRDVTPYHQTVEDNIILRVVEELEQTSDYRARRQAIIDFNRTSPVIRRGIALTPVKFGISFTMTAFNQAGALVHVYQDGSVQLNHGGTEMGQGLYIKVAQVVADVFQIDLERVKITATTTGKVPNTSATAASSGSDLNGMAAWNGAMQIRDRLVAFAAENWKVAPEEVEFLPNRVRVGQEEIPFPDLIKAAYFARIQLSAAGFYKTPKIHWDRAAGKGRPFYYFAYGAACTEVSIDTLTGEYLFDRTDILHDVGRSLNPAVDIGQIEGGFVQGLGWLTTEELWWDDKGRLRTHAPSTYKIPLASDRPKIFNVKLADFSENREPTIGRSKAVGEPPFMLAISALEAISMAVASVADYRVCPKLDAPATPERVLMAVERMKKA